The Desulfomicrobium orale DSM 12838 genome includes a window with the following:
- the pheA gene encoding chorismate mutase, translated as MIADQLTEIRKRIDALDKRIVELLNQRAALSLEAGRIKAAASAAVFRPSREKVILTRLTRLNRGPIPEEHLRSIYREIFSSSRALQRRLVKTCPNPGDLPVHQLDLEHLGRSADSAPQTTPRGVFLAADSRKAGLDAITQKNSAQSNRTVPYHVCTAGLLPHGQEDA; from the coding sequence ATGATTGCCGACCAGCTGACTGAAATCCGGAAGCGAATCGACGCTCTGGACAAGCGTATTGTGGAACTTCTGAACCAGCGCGCGGCCCTGAGCCTAGAGGCGGGGCGGATCAAGGCCGCAGCCTCGGCAGCGGTGTTCAGGCCATCCAGGGAAAAGGTGATACTGACCCGGCTGACCCGACTGAATCGCGGCCCCATTCCCGAGGAACACCTGCGCTCTATCTATCGGGAGATCTTCTCTTCGTCGCGCGCTCTGCAACGGCGACTGGTAAAAACCTGTCCCAACCCAGGGGACCTGCCCGTCCATCAACTTGATCTGGAGCATCTGGGACGATCCGCGGACTCCGCACCCCAAACTACCCCACGAGGGGTCTTTCTGGCTGCGGATTCACGCAAAGCCGGCCTAGATGCCATTACCCAAAAAAATTCTGCGCAGAGCAACAGGACTGTGCCGTACCACGTGTGTACAGCCGGCCTGCTGCCGCATGGGCAGGAGGACGCATGA
- a CDS encoding 3-dehydroquinate synthase II family protein translates to MKKIFFEAVPFDKGEVTLALESGVDAVIAEAEHLEAVRALSKIPVLDAGELEFVALKDKSDEEETVRLLAQGRTVILREGWEIIPVENILAQSGGLAVEAAGLDRARLAAGILERGVATVVVTPQGAGDLKSIVRELKLSQGVLPLETATITAITPAGLGHRVCVDTMTLMRSGQGMLVGNSSAFTFLVNAETESNPYVAPRPFRINAGAVHAYAVMPGDRTSYLEELRAGTEVLLAAADGSTTLATVGRCKTEVRPMLLIEARCGDRTGAVFLQNAETIRLVRADGAPVSVVDLATGDTVLCRTDQAGRHFGMRIDEDIRE, encoded by the coding sequence ATGAAAAAAATCTTTTTTGAAGCCGTGCCCTTCGACAAGGGCGAAGTCACCCTGGCTCTGGAATCCGGGGTGGACGCCGTCATCGCCGAGGCCGAACATCTGGAGGCAGTGCGGGCTCTGAGCAAGATTCCCGTTCTGGACGCCGGGGAACTGGAATTCGTCGCCCTCAAGGACAAGTCCGATGAAGAAGAGACCGTACGGCTGCTCGCTCAGGGCCGGACCGTGATCCTGCGCGAGGGCTGGGAGATCATTCCCGTGGAGAACATTCTGGCCCAGTCCGGCGGGCTGGCCGTGGAGGCGGCGGGGCTGGACAGGGCCAGGCTTGCCGCCGGCATTCTGGAGCGGGGTGTGGCCACCGTCGTCGTCACACCCCAAGGCGCGGGCGACCTGAAGAGCATTGTCCGCGAGCTGAAGCTCAGCCAGGGTGTTCTGCCGCTGGAAACGGCCACGATCACGGCCATTACCCCGGCCGGTCTCGGCCACCGCGTCTGCGTGGACACCATGACCCTGATGCGGTCCGGCCAGGGAATGCTGGTGGGCAACTCCAGCGCCTTCACCTTTCTGGTCAACGCGGAAACGGAATCCAATCCTTATGTGGCTCCCCGGCCGTTCAGGATCAACGCCGGGGCCGTGCACGCCTATGCCGTCATGCCCGGCGACAGAACCTCCTATCTGGAAGAGCTGCGCGCCGGGACGGAAGTCCTGCTCGCGGCCGCCGACGGCTCCACCACCCTGGCCACCGTGGGCCGCTGCAAAACCGAGGTCCGGCCCATGCTGCTCATCGAGGCCCGATGCGGCGACAGAACCGGCGCCGTTTTCCTGCAGAACGCCGAGACCATCCGACTGGTCCGGGCCGACGGCGCGCCGGTCAGCGTGGTCGATCTGGCCACGGGCGATACGGTGCTCTGCCGCACGGACCAGGCGGGACGGCATTTCGGCATGCGCATCGACGAAGACATCAGGGAGTAA
- a CDS encoding 2-amino-3,7-dideoxy-D-threo-hept-6-ulosonate synthase, whose product MHMGKSIRLERIFNRNTERTIIVPLDHGTTVGPIDGLVDTRVTVDKVAEGGANAVLMHKGLARCGHRRHGRDIGLIIHLSASTSLSPFPNAKVLVGTVEEGIKLGADAVSVHLNLGDESERDMLRDMGRVSASCAEWGIPLLAMVYARGPKVKSEWDAFTVAHCARLGVELGADVIKVAYTGDPESFSRVTESCCVPVVIAGGPRMDSPREILQMAHDSITAGGAGLSMGRNIFQAEDPARLVRALHSVVHLDYSVDQALALFEENAV is encoded by the coding sequence ATGCACATGGGAAAGAGTATCCGGCTGGAGCGAATTTTCAACCGTAACACGGAGAGAACCATCATCGTGCCCCTGGATCACGGCACCACGGTGGGCCCCATCGACGGGCTGGTGGACACACGGGTCACCGTAGACAAGGTGGCCGAAGGCGGAGCCAACGCCGTGCTCATGCACAAGGGACTGGCCCGGTGCGGACACCGCAGGCACGGCCGGGACATCGGACTCATCATCCATCTTTCCGCCAGCACCAGCCTGTCTCCTTTCCCCAACGCCAAGGTTCTGGTGGGTACGGTGGAGGAAGGCATCAAGCTCGGAGCCGATGCCGTGTCCGTGCATCTGAACCTGGGTGACGAATCGGAGCGGGACATGCTCCGGGACATGGGACGGGTGTCCGCATCCTGCGCTGAATGGGGCATTCCGCTCCTGGCCATGGTCTATGCCCGCGGCCCCAAGGTGAAGTCTGAATGGGACGCGTTCACCGTGGCTCACTGCGCCCGTCTGGGCGTGGAGCTGGGCGCCGACGTGATCAAAGTGGCCTACACCGGCGATCCCGAATCCTTCTCCAGAGTGACCGAAAGCTGCTGCGTTCCCGTGGTCATTGCCGGCGGGCCGCGCATGGACTCGCCCAGAGAAATCCTGCAAATGGCCCACGACTCCATCACCGCCGGCGGCGCGGGGCTGTCCATGGGGCGCAATATCTTCCAGGCCGAGGACCCGGCCCGGCTGGTGCGGGCTCTGCACAGCGTGGTGCATCTGGACTACTCCGTGGATCAGGCTCTGGCCCTGTTCGAGGAAAACGCCGTCTAG
- a CDS encoding DUF2157 domain-containing protein, producing the protein MSRFDRKTRARLDAWTKAGLISSGQAAAIDAYEEARSGPSWGILVFAGFGALALGLGVILLFAYNWEKMHKFAKLGVIFGGLALAHGAGLWLRRENRPLLAETAHLVGTMLFGAGIFLVAQIYHVSAHYPDAFLIWALGALLLTWVLPSVQQGWLASGLLCVWAFSEYISYDARMAAAPLLVFAGTGLPAWKLRSPALLTASALCTTLTAMAGIVVSDETIFMILLSMAVLFAALGWLLRRRGDFPQASAVFRNVSLALYLPLMFVLSFYDMGRFLLPEAGFWQDEPFVLWGRLAALLLASAVLGGWAVWQAVRRDEAGTAACRVHLLLPIAVYAVYLLLALVFSADLPGLEQSYTVWVILAALGSLAFLHHAVLGLWVGSRETRPWLVAGSALLLTAWVFVRFGDLFENLLARGAAFLVLSGALFFIAAMYHRQRREAAAGRNAS; encoded by the coding sequence ATGAGCAGATTCGACAGAAAAACCAGAGCCAGGCTGGACGCCTGGACAAAGGCCGGGCTGATCTCCTCCGGGCAGGCCGCAGCCATTGACGCCTATGAAGAGGCCCGCAGCGGACCGTCCTGGGGAATCCTGGTCTTTGCGGGCTTCGGCGCGCTGGCGCTGGGCCTGGGCGTTATTTTGCTGTTCGCCTACAATTGGGAAAAGATGCATAAATTCGCCAAGCTGGGCGTCATTTTCGGAGGGCTCGCCCTGGCTCACGGCGCGGGCTTGTGGCTGCGCCGGGAAAATCGTCCCCTCTTGGCCGAGACGGCCCACCTTGTGGGAACCATGCTCTTCGGCGCAGGCATTTTTCTGGTGGCGCAGATATACCATGTCTCCGCTCATTACCCTGACGCCTTCCTGATCTGGGCTCTCGGGGCGCTCCTTCTGACCTGGGTTCTGCCCTCGGTTCAGCAGGGCTGGCTGGCCTCGGGGCTGCTCTGCGTCTGGGCCTTTTCGGAATACATCTCCTACGATGCCAGAATGGCCGCCGCTCCGCTTCTGGTGTTCGCGGGCACGGGCCTTCCGGCCTGGAAGCTGCGCTCTCCGGCTCTGCTCACGGCTTCGGCCCTGTGCACCACCCTCACCGCCATGGCGGGCATTGTCGTGAGCGATGAAACCATTTTCATGATTCTGCTGTCCATGGCCGTGCTCTTCGCTGCTCTGGGCTGGCTGCTCCGGCGGCGCGGGGACTTCCCGCAGGCTTCGGCTGTTTTCAGAAACGTGAGCCTTGCGTTGTACCTCCCCTTGATGTTCGTCTTGAGCTTTTACGACATGGGCAGATTTCTCCTGCCTGAAGCCGGGTTCTGGCAGGATGAGCCGTTCGTTCTCTGGGGCCGGCTGGCCGCGCTCCTGCTGGCAAGCGCCGTACTGGGCGGCTGGGCCGTGTGGCAGGCCGTGCGCCGGGACGAAGCGGGAACCGCCGCCTGCCGCGTGCATCTGCTGCTGCCCATCGCGGTGTATGCGGTCTATCTGTTGCTGGCTCTGGTTTTTTCCGCAGACCTGCCTGGTTTGGAACAGTCATACACGGTTTGGGTGATTCTGGCCGCGCTGGGCAGTCTGGCCTTTCTCCATCATGCCGTGTTGGGACTATGGGTCGGCTCGCGCGAAACCCGGCCCTGGCTGGTGGCGGGAAGCGCCCTGCTGCTGACCGCATGGGTCTTCGTACGGTTTGGCGATCTGTTTGAGAACCTGCTGGCGAGGGGCGCGGCTTTTCTGGTCCTGTCCGGGGCTCTTTTCTTCATTGCGGCCATGTATCACCGCCAGCGGCGGGAAGCGGCCGCCGGGAGGAACGCGTCATGA
- a CDS encoding GDYXXLXY domain-containing protein, with protein sequence MKTAAVVAAIVIQFAVLGWMAGQREWIVRTGPSVWLCTAPVDPRDPFRGDYVTLGYEISTIPAEKCGPALRAKMDEMNATRHWQQETVIFVALDARENGSAEIVSADLTPPESGLFIKGRVRGGGVHPSGLAGVSYGIDAFFVEQGRGRELEQIPKGTPEGMRVPLEMRAAFGSGGTAVLTGYRWGALGIGLKSASETNGTMEMILHNVSSSPVAVVLPEDQRTLRLRETPGMDVSEPRIPVPFTDGDVRVVAPGESVAVPVRVRPQWRERFEDKSWAAFQLVYTAPSAAECAALKDADKIWRGSLVSDRFAPRDIVVEE encoded by the coding sequence ATGAAAACGGCAGCGGTCGTGGCCGCTATCGTCATACAGTTTGCGGTGCTCGGCTGGATGGCCGGGCAGCGGGAGTGGATCGTGCGCACCGGGCCTTCTGTCTGGTTGTGTACGGCACCTGTGGATCCGAGAGATCCGTTCCGGGGCGATTACGTAACCCTCGGGTACGAGATTTCCACCATTCCGGCAGAGAAATGCGGTCCGGCGCTGCGGGCCAAAATGGATGAAATGAACGCGACGCGGCATTGGCAGCAGGAAACGGTCATCTTCGTGGCTCTGGATGCCCGGGAAAACGGCTCCGCGGAAATCGTCAGCGCCGATCTGACCCCGCCCGAGTCGGGTCTGTTCATCAAAGGGCGGGTTCGGGGCGGCGGTGTCCACCCTTCGGGATTGGCCGGAGTGAGCTACGGCATCGACGCCTTCTTCGTGGAACAGGGGCGAGGCCGTGAACTGGAGCAGATCCCTAAGGGCACGCCCGAAGGAATGCGGGTACCGCTGGAAATGCGGGCGGCCTTCGGCTCCGGCGGCACGGCCGTTTTGACGGGCTATCGCTGGGGAGCTCTGGGCATTGGTCTGAAATCGGCATCGGAGACCAACGGCACCATGGAAATGATCCTGCATAATGTCTCTTCCTCTCCGGTGGCCGTGGTCCTGCCCGAGGACCAGCGAACCCTGCGGCTGCGGGAAACTCCGGGGATGGATGTCTCAGAGCCGCGGATTCCGGTACCCTTTACGGACGGCGACGTGCGCGTAGTGGCTCCGGGCGAATCCGTGGCCGTGCCCGTCCGCGTCCGGCCGCAATGGCGGGAGCGGTTTGAGGACAAGTCATGGGCGGCATTTCAGCTTGTGTACACGGCGCCATCCGCCGCGGAATGTGCGGCTCTGAAGGACGCGGACAAGATCTGGCGTGGTTCTCTGGTCAGCGACAGGTTTGCGCCCAGGGATATCGTGGTGGAGGAGTAG